In Citrus sinensis cultivar Valencia sweet orange chromosome 3, DVS_A1.0, whole genome shotgun sequence, the sequence AGCTCTTATTCgaaattctctctctctctctctctctctatatatatatatatatattatgcatAGATAAAATAATGCATTGTGAATCTTTTAGAATAAAGTGGGTCTTCcacaataaaatctaataagTGAGATATcgacaaatatttttcatactattcttttatttgaagaaataattcatcaaaataattagttaCCGATTAACCATTAATATGGACACATCCAAGATGAGATCGCCAAATGTTATGGAGTTTCTATATTCAATCATTTTCCAAGAAATTCTTATGGAATAATCACAACCGCAGAAAGCTATAAGCCTGGGTCCAACGTCCACTTCCTCACATTACCGGAAAACATAATCTACACCACAAAGTCTGCAGATTGttgtgtaaaatttattatcttgcTTGTCTGTTCAGAGGAGGAGgcagaaaattattttgtgaatttgatacaaaaaaaaaaaaaaaaaaagtcaaaaagcaGCCGTTCAACCTCCTTCACTCAATTTTGTAAAGGCAGTTATCCTAACGGGGGaaatgggttttttttttttttgttgagaaCTGATATTTCATCATGTATGCATCTCTCCACACGTAGTGTTTTGCAAGAGAGAAATACTATAAATTGGGTCCattcaattatgtttaattgagAAATCATACAGACTTGAATCACTGCTCTCACATTTGAGTCCACTCAATCAATAATTTGTGAAAGCAAGCAGACCACCACTCGATCAAAGGCTGAGTGGTGGCAATGGGATTAGGTAGGTTAAGATTATAttgtcaatttaattaaacataataatttataaatattaaaactatattaatatgtgataaatgtaataaaaaattattgatttaataatgtaaataataaattgtagtaaatatcttttttttatttcacattaaattacaattatgttttaatttaaatatttttataattccaaatttacatttttatctaattattaaaataatattcaaaatgtatattttaaaaataatagatagatagataaataaataaataaatttaataaataaaaataaaaataatttaaattatgatttatatttaattaatattattgaggTTGATTGGTATAATTAatagtacaaaaaaatttagtctATACTAGTAGAAAAAACTTGTCAActgtaatattataatataaattattatgaataaaaaatattaaaatatcttataattaaaaatgttttttaaaattgttattaaatgaattttcatttgtattaattcaattaaactaTGATTAGTtgactaattatttttttagttaataataacaacaacaacattaaatataatcTTATCATATCTTATCCCATCTCATCTTATTCTATTCCAAATATCTGCCtgatttaatacaaattatgATTCACGAAGATAACACACAATGAGCTTTCATTAGTCGAGCTAAGggctcacaacacaactccaCTAATAGGGACTCACTATGCGTACAATCTCGCACTTGATCAAAAttccataaataataataataatttttccaaaaaatcCTTCAAATTAccaaggtaaaaaaaaaaaacaaccgATACATGATATAATACACTACAAGACAAAATACATTAGATTAACATATGTGTTTTGCTTCCTTTCAGTTATccctaattttaataacttaataaatcTCTTATTAGATAATGACTATCTTTCTCTATACACATACAGAAGAATTCTGCAATAAAgacattctttattttaacaaaataaaaataccacTACCAgcaaaaaacacaaatttaaatatacttatagataaaaaaataatttacaattcattaaaatatatatttatttatattttagtaacATTCTAGTTTAATAAAGTGAAGATGCCGTAAGTGTTTCAACCGGTAATGGATACAGTAGGCCAGCTCACGTGCATCTTCATTTTCGGATTGCGGATTACATACCTTTAGATTTTGCTACAATGCATTATCCAAAATAATCCTGTCTAACGACCATGTACTTACAAGGATTAGCAATTTGTAAATCTTGGAATCTCTGtcatctttgaaaaaaattatatgattgcAATGGAGAACAGAGCACAATGGACTGCTTTTGAGCAAATTCAGTCACATATTGTTGCTTCCACAAACCCTACTGGTTTAAGACGCTTTACATGTACGTGAAGGAACCAACTCTGGTGATGACACTCTCCACCTGTTCTCATCTTGCGatcatttatttgattgcaGATTTAGAGACGACTACAACATGAAGAACTATCTTGAATGTCCTTCATGTAACTCAAAAAGCAATTGCTGCAACTAAAACAACACACTACACCTTATGTCACGAACCATCATACAAAGACTACGCACTTGTATAAACTTTATGTCACCAACCATCATACAAAGTCTACGCACTTGTATTCTTTATGCACACCAACGTGGTTAGCTTGGATAAAATACAAGTTCCAAGCAAGTTCTTACGCACAAATCAATTTTCCTACTCTCTATATTCAGTTTTCCGTGACATCTgcaaacaaaaagcacactaATCATTCAGTTTCCTAACGAAGCAGCTACAATTATTTCACATCACAAAAATGTAGAATAGGGTGATATGCTGTGTCATTACAATCCCCCAATGCATACAAACTTCATATCATTTCACACCTGAGATTTGCAAGTCATGTTGCAAACTTTGCACTAATTGTTCACACTAAAACCAAAGACCCAGTTCTAGTGCAATCATGCGAAGatgacatatatataaaacatcagaatcattttattttcttctgtctTTTGTTCATATTCCAGGGGTTGGGGGAGTGGAAGGAGTCAGTGGATGCAAGGAAACTTCGGCACTTTATGGATATCAAATTCAGTTATCAGCAGATAAGAGCAAGTTGCTTGTCAACATTGTAGAGGCAGGTATCCATGAGTGTGTTAGAAAAGATTacgtgaatttttttaaatttctcccATTTCACATATCAAGaaagaacataatttattatagaaCTACCACGAAACAAAGCATGCAACGAGATCAGTCTGTTACCTTTGTCATTAGGATCCACAGGAAGATTGGAAACATTTGCCAAATTCTCAACCACACCACATCCAGGAGATGTCTGAGATGGCCTGCTTTGAAGAGTAGAGCAAACATCACTAGGATTCAATTGCTCATTTGCAAACTGATCTCCCACCCAGCGGTTTAAGTAGACGTCCAGACTACTGGATGAAGGCATTGCTATCTTTCTCTTGTTCTTAAACCTTCACCTAACAGGGGTATGAGACACGTACAGGAAAGGGAATTTGCTATTCGTAAACTTATAGTGTTGTCATTTAGAGCCTATCAGTGTTTTAAGATACCTGTCTTTCCGCTTCTCCCGGTATCTCTGCACCGATGCTTTTCTGCTGGTTGGCCCATCTAGAAGTAACCAACAAAGagataagaaaaatgaggtgagatgaaagaaagagaaagcagAGTGACGAAAGTATAAGTTCCTAAAATTGTTAATCATATTTTCTAAGAactcataatttaattacataaaagaAAGTTTCTCGATAACAAGCAGCAGAATGGAATGAAGGACAGAAAAAGACAATCCAGTGTTGGTGCATGGTGACACAGAAATAACATACCAAGCAAGAAAACtgttaataaagtaaaaaataagtgTCTATAAAGCTAAGGGTTGAGCTATGAGAAAGGAATGTATGAACTCAAACATTGACATGATCAAGGACATAAACAGCAAAAACTAACTAGAATTATCAGTACCAATAAAgagggaaaaataatatttaaaagaaaatattactCAACTTGTACTGGAAATTTAAGACCAAGGGTTGCAGAAGtagtttcattttcaaaaaagcAACATTATAAAGATATTAACGACCTACGAACATAACAGAAAACTGCTCATCTAGTATTATGCAATCAATGTACATctaatacaaagaaaataagacaACTATGGAATTATGAGACAATTATGGAATTACGTAGAAGCACTTACCAAAGCTGTCTTCATGAGAAATGTTGCTTTCTTCCCAGGGAAGCTGACAGTTTTCCACCACTTTCACTGCAAATAAAACCAACAATGTTGACAAAAGATTATCCCACTATAATTGCCATAACATCACAGTCCTAGCACTTTCAGTTGAGAAGTACTAGTCCTCTGCAGTGCATCTCAAATCACGCCACAAATTCTACTTGAATCCGCCAATAAACAAGATAATGGAAACCCCAGACACTACCCCAATACCTACCTGTTTGTAACGTTGGGAAGATCACCGGAGAACTTGGGCCAACATTGATACCTGCAGTTTGCAAGTGGCACGGAACAGACTGTAGTCCTGTTGTTCCATCTGATGGAGCTTTCTGTGATAGAGGGAGTGGGCTTGCAGCAAGCTGCAGAATTGCTTGTGCCTGAAATTTACCAGCCAATGATGTTACTAGGCTAGTTCATAACAGATATATACtcaatagtttttaaaaagaaaaagaagactTCATCACCTTCTCACTCGGCATATCATCGTAGACATTCACCTTTCCACTGTAAAAGATTGTCATCTGTCCTACTGCCTCCTTTGCTGCTACTGTAGTTCTGGGCattttaagaatatttaaatttcaaaacttctATAAATAGTCCAGTTAGCTACTCCTCAGAAgtcattttgatgatgatttcAAATCAGAACTAAATACTTATGAATTCGTGTGAGTTGATCtaagttgaaaattttattatctttttttaccTCGAATAAGTAGTTTTGAACCAAAGTAACCTTGCACGCAATTAAACTATACACATGAAATGGAGAATCATCCTACATTGGGTCAGATCAGTGATATATATCCCATGAAATAAGGATCCCTACAAAATCTCTGCAATGCTACAAACCAGAAAAAAAATCCTCATAGCAAGATTTAATTCCAGGTAAAGCCATAAATTTGCTCCAATTAAGAATTTTCCTAATAGAAGTGACAAAAAGACTGACCAAAATTTTGTGCAAAAAAGTAACAGAAGTGTGGCGCTACCATCAAACCATTAACCATACAGTGTACCGATAACAGGATCTAATAAGCATGAGGTCATaccaaaaatttcataagctaAAGAGTTCAATGAATCTCGTCTATAAATGTCTCGACATATCTGCAATGAACTCTTTTTCAAGAGTATCCATAATAACAAATGTAACAGATGACTAAATGATATTCAAACTATAGAAAGTTTTTTCAGGTTCACACACATTGATATTGTTCATGACCAACTGAATGTTTACTGATGTACACATCATTTCATTCCTATAATTAGACTTTGATCAGCCAAAGAATAACGTATTTGCATAGTTATAAGcacaataatttaacaatcaTCTTGTCACCAATACACCACTTACGATAGCCCAAACGGCAAGTATCCTGAGCAATTTCTAATTTCAGTCACACATGATAGAGTGGTAAAAGTGAGCAtgttttcacttgtataatcgCCCATATGTCCACGCACACTCACATCCACAATGGTGAGACTTAGCATGTTGACTCGCTGACCCAACAGCCATCGCCACAAACTTGACCAGCATGTCCCATGAAGTCCAAATTGAGTCTATCCAGAAGTATTAACAAAACCCTAATCTAAAGGCATTCAAAATCTCACATTAATCTAGCCAACTAAAATCCTCCTGTGCTCCAagcaatataaatttaaagtagATAAACATGTTAAacctttaaatttcaattctaCATTCAACCTGGGAGAAATAGATTCACTGTCAGCTGCAAGTCGACTAGAAGAGTCGCCTGAAAAATCAGGCATGGGGGCATCCTGACGCCGACAAGGAGCCGGTTCACATGTTTCCTTAACTGTAACAGCCGAATGTGAAGGGACCTacaagaaattattaatttaatcaaataaagaaataCACAGGTGCACCACTtcataaacaataattaaaaaaaaaaagataaattataaaagtgtCCTCAACTTTgcacttatttaataaaagtaacaGCGTTAATCGTCAAATTAACgattgataaaataacaggggaaaaaaaaagtcacggcagaggaaaagaagaagttgAAACTCACACTGTAGAGTTTCCTTCGTGCCTCAGTGGCCTCGGTATCCGTCGTTGTTTCAAGCAGCGTCTTGAGGCAGATCACTTGCTGGATCGCCTGCGATTTGTTCCACGATGGCCTCCTCATGCCTGCACCTCAAGTTCAAGTAAAACCTCACTCAAATTATCGTTACACGTACAGAGGTACGTAAGATCACAGGACAGAGTGAAGGGGACCTTTTTCTTTGAGGTATCGGCGACAATCTTCACGAGTGACCTGAGAAATGTCATCTTCAGTGAGCTGGTGGAGAGGCTTGTCAAGTAGCGACCGGGAAACCGTCTCTCCCGGTGACATGGCCTCGATTTCCGGTCTATAATGACTTGCAGAGACGGATCGATGAATTTTCAGGTTCTAATACACTTCCCGGTGCCTCCTCTGGTTACCATTTTAGTAAATATAGCTATTCACCTTTCACGAGCGTGCGAGCTAGGAAGAGTGAGCGCGTAATTTTACGGGAATTTTGGTTGTAGCGTCCGCGTCTCAGCTTTTGTTTACGCTTAggcttatttattaataaaaaataataacaaaacaattaaaaatgcTGTCTTAGCATGCAACCCCAGGACGCCACGTAATCGTATCTGCTTGTAATGACGGTACTATCCCCGTCTTAGtcctaaaagaaattattaacatttgaTCTTGACCGTAAGAATGGGAGGAATTTGCGTGTAGGGGTAATTACAGATTTTTATGATAGATATAGGTAGGCTGGCCGGGTGCTAAGCCTGACGCAGTCCACAGTAGAGGGTGCGATCATGTGGTGACCAATAATTTGTGGTACGGAATGATAAGCATCGGGCCCTCCATGGTGCTAGTTTAGATCCCCTCTATTGACACGTGTCATACCACCCACGTGTTTTCCAATCGTCtcaataaaaaagtaaaaacgaGATGTGTCACTTTTATCGAGGCATCTATGCAATTAAGAAGGCGCCACGGTGGGGCCTACTTATCCTGTACGAAAGTATGGACCACGTTATAAAGTAGCGACGATTGTCGATTCCTCCCCCCTGCACCCACTCGGCTTGTCtgaataattactaattaattaaataattattatatatatgactTCTCAcccccaccaaaaaaaaataataataaatctacatgaaaaaattaaatataatttacggCCGGAACTCACCGTTCTGGTTCAATTACATCAACCAAAAACATagcaaacaaatgaattgtgAAAATTAAGGACACGCAAAAGAccggggggggtgggggggtgTGTTACAGAGGAATCGATTTGTAGCTCCGTTGCGGCACCTTCTTAAAGGTAGCCCAAATAAGATCAAAATAAAGCGGGAATTGAGCTATAGCGAAGAGAGTTACTGGCAAGCACGTCACCGCGTATACTGGGAATGCTGCGTATTTCAATTTCTCTCTGAGCACAAAAAAGTGTCCGGCGCAGAAAGATACCAGCATAGAAGCTATGGACACGAACAGCGAAGTTAATCCAAGCAAGAGTTTTCCGGGCAAATCGCTACGGAAATCTCCTTCTTGGTACCGAGACGTTAGTATTGCTAAGAACATGACCACGGCCGTGACAGAGAAGCAGAGAGCTACCAGAGACGAGATAGCGAACACGTTGAATGCTGGCTGGTTTTCGAGTGTTGGCTCCCCGCTATCTTCCTTGACCCCACCGGGCACGGTGGCTGACGTGGCAAAGGCAACCGTTGCAATGAGTGCAGCCACGACCGAGCATGACTCGGACGTGTTGGTTAGCCATTGGCCGCCTGCTTGGACAAGCTCTTTGTGTGTCTCGGTGAAGACATCTTTCGGAGACTTGTTTTGCTTGTTGTAACGAACAAAGAAGTGGAAGGGCATTGATTCCTTAACAAACTGCATGCATTTTGCAAAgcacatatatacatatatacggtttatataaataataaattagataTGCCATTAGCTTTGgtctatatatatgtgtgtgtgtgtgtgtgtccgCGTTAACGATGTATACATATAATACGCATATGACTGAATATGATACAGTAACATACCTCGTACCACCTGAGTTCCCATTGCATTTGTAAAGCGGCCCCCGGTATCAGCCATGGCTTATGGTCTCCTAAAGTTGCAGCGAGGTGCAATGCACTGTTTCCTTGGTCATCCACTTTACGAAACACACTGTCTTTCATGATTGTTGTCTTGAGTAAGAGCTGATACACATGGGGTTGCCTATTCTCCACAGCCAACAGCACTATATTCTTCTTCTCCGAGTTTATGTCATGGATTGCCACTGGAAATGATTCTAGAATTTTCTCCACTATTTCGGTAATTCCATTCTTTGCCGCGATTAAAATTGGGGTCTCCCTCTTTGCCATGT encodes:
- the LOC102623067 gene encoding protein TIFY 4B isoform X3; translation: MSPGETVSRSLLDKPLHQLTEDDISQVTREDCRRYLKEKGMRRPSWNKSQAIQQVICLKTLLETTTDTEATEARRKLYSVPSHSAVTVKETCEPAPCRRQDAPMPDFSGDSSSRLAADSESISPRTTVAAKEAVGQMTIFYSGKVNVYDDMPSEKAQAILQLAASPLPLSQKAPSDGTTGLQSVPCHLQTAGINVGPSSPVIFPTLQTVKVVENCQLPWEESNISHEDSFDGPTSRKASVQRYREKRKDR
- the LOC102623067 gene encoding protein TIFY 4B isoform X1, which codes for MSPGETVSRSLLDKPLHQLTEDDISQVTREDCRRYLKEKGMRRPSWNKSQAIQQVICLKTLLETTTDTEATEARRKLYSVPSHSAVTVKETCEPAPCRRQDAPMPDFSGDSSSRLAADSESISPRTTVAAKEAVGQMTIFYSGKVNVYDDMPSEKAQAILQLAASPLPLSQKAPSDGTTGLQSVPCHLQTAGINVGPSSPVIFPTLQTVKVVENCQLPWEESNISHEDSFDGPTSRKASVQRYREKRKDRFKNKRKIAMPSSSSLDVYLNRWVGDQFANEQLNPSDVCSTLQSRPSQTSPGCGVVENLANVSNLPVDPNDKDVTEN
- the LOC102623067 gene encoding protein TIFY 4B isoform X2, translating into MSPGETVSRSLLDKPLHQLTEDDISQVTREDCRRYLKEKGMRRPSWNKSQAIQQVICLKTLLETTTDTEATEARRKLYSVPSHSAVTVKETCEPAPCRRQDAPMPDFSGDSSSRLAADSESISPRTTVAAKEAVGQMTIFYSGKVNVYDDMPSEKAQAILQLAASPLPLSQKAPSDGTTGLQSVPCHLQTAGINVGPSSPVIFPTLQTVKVVENCQLPWEESNISHEDSFDGPTSRKASVQRYREKRKDRPSQTSPGCGVVENLANVSNLPVDPNDKDVTEN